One window of Paroedura picta isolate Pp20150507F chromosome 2, Ppicta_v3.0, whole genome shotgun sequence genomic DNA carries:
- the LOC143829522 gene encoding LOW QUALITY PROTEIN: uncharacterized protein LOC143829522 (The sequence of the model RefSeq protein was modified relative to this genomic sequence to represent the inferred CDS: substituted 1 base at 1 genomic stop codon): MPRPKRQHTPEDRQKSHMAANRKYRASRTPQKTAEAYQRRSERRRQTRAARQPSPATAATHQHSTEYSTDNNPSTSIDSQAAAPLLTLTPTLQGHLPVAFTMPGNQPTSDPHCSGNLTETCLSCQAKHFPGEKHSGHHYSTCCTKGAVNLPPIRTATLINDLLTRQHDHSTNFMTNIRSLNSSLAFASMGASITPPPHHGPYCFRICGNIYHRAGALHPNTGEPRSYAQLYILDSLQAAHERLQRPENESCNPILLQQLSNFMAENNPFAQACKMLYEVEQECIVEAHKKHATPSTVTMAILQDREHDPRRYNAPWSNEVAIIFEADDGCPPLHRDLLIHCRRPSTDHPARTERISILDPNLEPMVYPLLFPLGDQSWGIDIPLQERPRAIAHLHQQRTHPRTRVTQMQYYQYRLSVRDTFNQFLAAGKLTQQYIVDAYVKTEANRLNYLRENQNTLRVENYRGLMDHLQQATGNTPPPGTAIILPSSFQGSPRNMMXNYQDAMAIVRQYSKPDLFITMTCNPQWPEIQDNLQGQPAEHRPDIVARVFHLKLTSLLHDLMRRHIFGTPVAQVHVVEFQKRGLPHAHLLLLLKQPFKPHTPDIIDLIVSAEIPDPQKMPALYAAVTKHMIHGPCGEQFRYAPCMKEDKCSKRFPKSFEKDTQPNQNGYPLYRRRDNARTANVRGATLDNRWVVPYNPYLLLRYNCHINVEVCASVKSVKYLFKYIYKGYDCATIRLTETNQRYDEIKMHVDSRYVSPPEAMWRLLSYNLHAQSHSIVRLPVHLPDYQSVIFDQRTLQTNPATVEINAQRDTMLTAWFLLNSEHEEARSILYIDIPKTYTFQKDIRRWVPRKRQATNIIGRMYSVNFAADTERYCLRLLLLHVPGATSFEDIRTYNGIQCASFQEAALQRGLLQDDNVWDATMADAALYTMPHALRDLFAYILIYGVVPRPQQLFDNYKTQLWEDYATQHGQEHTDNCITCLARTLTDIETTLRINGSSCRKKGLQPPPTNINTPPEEHAPQHYHNLATQMVATLNAQQLAAYNSILDASQDNTRPHRCYFIDGPGGTGKTYLYTTLIYTFKGLGGHVLPVASTGIAANLLPGGKTFYNQFKLLPPLTETSSSNISPNSRDATVIRTATAIIWDEATMAPRAALTAIDRLLQELMSSNKPFGGKLLILGGDFRQTLPVVKHGNRTTTIEATIKHHPLWTHFNIFPLTVNVRATDPAFSQWILQIGDGAHDITPPLPEDMIEIPQHTVTTQDLATDIFGTQFTAEQTCTFTDRAILCPKNSHVDTLNASILRRLEGDATTYYSVDSIEDENEENSEIFFPIEFLNSLNPTGMPLHQLTLKTGAIVILLRNLNTKKGLCNGTRLIITDLRPNILLARIATGSASGDTVFIPRITLAPKDPDLPFTLCRLQFPVKLAFAMTINKSQGQTLSKVGLHLEEPVFSHGQLYVAISRVRRFQDLRIHVTPQPQQGMLLPGSDQIFTKNIVFPEILIKTPHNQPQEQHPHLSSLDLSPDHPTSPH, from the coding sequence ATGCCACGGCCAAAACGCCAACACACTCCAGAAGACAGACAGAAATCTCACATGGCTGCAAACCGCAAATACCGCGCATCACGCACTCCACAAAAGACTGCTGAAGCCTATCAAAGACGCAGTGAACGACGAAGACAAACCCGGGCTGCCCGCCAACCATCTCCAGCAACTGCCGCTACACACCAACACAGTACAGAATACTCCACAGACAACAATCCATCCACTTCAATAGACAGTCAAGCAGCTGCACCTCTACTTACTCTCACTCCCACTCTACAAGGACATCTACCTGTAGCTTTCACCATGCCAGGCAACCAGCCAACTTCAGACCCACACTGCTCTGGCAACCTCACTGAAACCTGCCTGTCTTGCCAGGCGAAACACTTCCCTGGAGAGAAACACTCTGGACACCACTACTCAACATGCTGCACTAAGGGGGCTGTTAACCTACCACCCATTCGCACCGCCACGCTCATCAATGACCTGCTAACCAGACAACATGACCACTCCACCAACTTCATGACCAACATTCGATCCCTCAACAGCTCGCTGGCATTTGCATCCATGGGTGCCTCTATTACCCCCCCACCTCACCATGGCCCATACTGCTTCAGGATATGTGGCAATATCTACCACCGAGCCGGTGCACTACATCCAAACACTGGGGAACCTCGCTCATACGCACAGCTCTACATTCTAGATTCCCTACAAGCAGCACATGAACGGCTTCAACGACCTGAGAATGAGTCCTGTAACCCAATCCTTCTACAACAACTAAGCAACTTCATGGCTGAAAACAACCCTTTCGCACAAGCTTGCAAAATGCTCTACGAAGTCGAGCAGGAGTGCATCGTCGAAGCTCACAAAAAACATGCTACACCATCCACTGTCACCATGGCCATCCTTCAAGACAGGGAACATGATCCACGCCGTTACAATGCCCCTTGGTCTAATGAGGTTGCCATCATCTTTGAAGCTGATGACGGATGTCCACCTCTACATCGCGACTTGCTCATCCACTGCCGCAGGCCATCTACTGATCACCCCGCACGTACCGAGCGAATCTCCATTCTCGATCCAAACCTGGAGCCCATGGTCTACCCACTACTTTTCCCCTTAGGAGACCAAAGCTGGGGAATAGATATACCTCTTCAAGAGCGACCTAGAGCAATTGCACATCTCCACCAACAGAGAACACACCCACGCACACGTGTCACTCAGATGCAATACTACCAATACCGTCTTTCCGTCCGAGATACATTTAACCAATTTCTGGCAGCGGGCAAACTAACACAGCAATACATTGTTGATGCCTATGTCAAAACAGAGGCCAACCGTCTCAATTATCTACGCGAGAATCAAAATACACTACGTGTAGAAAATTACCGTGGACTTATGGACCACCTTCAACAAGCCACAGGAAACACTCCCCCACCAGGCACTGCTATCATCTTACCATCCTCTTTCCAGGGCAGTCCAAGAAACATGATGTAAAACTATCAAGATGCCATGGCTATTGTTCGACAGTACAGTAAGCCTGACCTATTCATTACAATGACTTGCAACCCACAATGGCCAGAAATCCAGGACAACCTTCAAGGACAGCCAGCAGAACACAGGCCAGACATTGTCGCCCGTGTGTTCCACCTAAAGCTAACATCACTGCTTCATGACTTGATGCGACGACATATCTTCGGAACCCCAGTTGCTCAAGTGCATGTCGTTGAGTTCCAAAAAAGAGGCCTCCCACATGCCCATCTCCTACTCCTCCTCAAACAACCCTTCAAACCACACACACCAGACATCATTGATCTCATTGTCAGTGCTGAGATCCCAGACCCACAGAAGATGCCTGCTTTATATGCAGCAGTTACAAAACACATGATTCATGGGCCATGTGGCGAACAGTTCAGATACGCTCCCTGTATGAAGGAGGACAAGTGCAGCAAACGTTTCCCCAAATCCTTCGAAAAAGACACACAACCTAACCAGAACGGTTACCCATTATACCGCCGAAGAGACAATGCCAGAACAGCCAACGTCCGTGGAGCGACACTGGATAACAGATGGGTTGTCCCCTACAACCCATATCTACTCCTGCGCTATAATTGCCACATCAATGTTGAGGTTTGTGCCTCTGTGAAGAGTGTTAAATACCTTTTCAAATACATCTACAAAGGCTACGACTGTGCCACTATTCGCCTCACAGAGACCAACCAACGGTATGATGAGATCAAGATGCATGTTGACTCCCGGTATGTCAGCCCACCAGAAGCCATGTGGCGCCTCCTTTCCTACAATCTCCATGCCCAGTCACACAGCATTGTACGTTTACCTGTACACTTGCCTGACTACCAGTCTGTAATTTTTGATCAGCGCACACTTCAGACAAACCCCGCCACTGTGGAAATCAATGCACAGAGAGACACCATGTTGACGGCTTGGTTCCTGCTAAACTCCGAACATGAAGAGGCacgctccatcctctacattgaCATCCCAAAAACATATACCTTTCAAAAAGACATCCGGAGATGGGTCCCACGCAAACGGCAGGCTACAAACATCATTGGACGTATGTACTCTGTAAACTTCGCCGCAGATACAGAACGCTACTGCTTACGACTCCTCCTCTTACACGTCCCTGGCGCTACAAGCTTTGAAGACATTAGAACTTACAATGGCATTCAATGTGCCTCTTTCCAGGAGGCAGCACTTCAACGTGGCTTGCTACAAGATGACAATGTCTGGGATGCTACAATGGCTGATGCTGCACTATACACCATGCCACACGCTCTCAGAGACCTCTTTGCATACATCCTTATCTACGGGGTAGTCCCAAGACCTCAGCAGCTCTTTGACAACTACAAAACACAACTCTGGGAAGACTATGCCACACAACATGGCCAAGAACATACTGACAACTGCATTACCTGTCTTGCACGCACACTGACCGACATTGAAACCACTTTGCGCATCAATGGATCCTCATGTAGAAAAAAAGGACTCCAACCACCACCAACCAACATCAACACACCACCAGAAGAACACGCACCACAACACTACCACAATCTTGCTACTCAGATGGTTGCAACACTCAATGCTCAGCAACTTGCTGCTTACAACAGCATTCTGGATGCAAGCCAAGACAACACACGCCCACACCGCTGCTACTTCATTGATGGACcaggaggcactggcaaaacatacCTGTACACAACTCTAATATACACATTCAAAGGACTGGGAGGACATGTCTTGCCTGTCGCTTCCACAGGCATTGCAGCAAACCTACTTCCTGGGGGCAAGACATTCTACAACCAATtcaaactcctccccccactaACAGAGACATCTTCCTCAAATATCTCTCCGAACTCCAGGGATGCCACTGTCATACGTACTGCCACTGCCATTATCTGGGATGAGGCCACCATGGCACCAAGAGCAGCCCTCACTGCCATTGACAGACTACTCCAAGAACTTATGTCTTCAAACAAACCTTTCGGAGGAAAACTGCTCATCTTGGGAGGAGACTTCAGACAAACACTCCCGGTTGTCAAACATGGAAACAGAACAACTACCATTGAGGCCACCATCAAACACCATCCTCTCTGGACCCATTTCAACATTTTCCCCTTGACTGTCAATGTACGTGCCACAGATCCTGCCTTCAGTCAATGGATCCTTCAGATTGGAGACGGGGCACATGACATcacaccaccacttccagaagACATGATAGAAATCCCACAACACACTGTCACTACACAAGACCTGGCTACAGACATTTTTGGCACACAGTTCACCGCAGAACAAACCTGCACTTTTACAGACAGAGCCATTCTCTGCCCCAAAAACTCCCATGTTGACACCCTCAACGCAAGCATTCTTCGTCGTTTGGAGGGCGATGCGACAACATACTACAGTGTCGACTCCATTGAGGATGAGAATGAAGAGAACTCAGAAATCTTCTTCCCCATTGAATTCCTCAACTCCCTAAACCCAACCGGCATGCCTCTTCACCAGTTAACTCTGAAAACTGGAGCCATCGTGATACTCCTACGAAATCTGAACACTAAGAAAGGCCTATGCAATGGCACCAGACTCATCATTACTGATCTCCGGCCAAACATTCTTCTGGCGCGCATTGCCACTGGATCAGCATCAGGAGACACCGTTTTTATACCACGCATCACATTAGCACCTAAAGACCCAGACTTACCCTTCACTCTCTGCCGATTACAATTTCCTGTAAAACTTGCCTTCGCAATGACCATTAACAAATCTCAGGGACAAACACTCAGCAAAGTTGGCCTCCATCTTGAGGAGCCTGTATTCAGCCATGGACAGCTATACGTTGCAATTTCCCGAGTGCGCCGCTTCCAGGACCTACGCATACACGTGACTCCACAGCCACAGCAAGGCATGCTACTACCAGGCTCAGACCAGATCTTCACCAAAAACATTGTCTTCCCAGAAATCCTCATAAAGACCCCACACAACCAGCCACAGGAACAGCATCCACATCTAAGCTCTCTTGACCTCTCCCCTGACCATCCCACCTCCCCTCACTAA